ATCGAATGATTTATTAATCCTAGTTAACCAATAATTAATGTGGGGTTAACAGGGTTCGCTGACTTACCACTACATGAGGGGCATGTTCCACCATGGTTATTCGGTAGGATGGTTAATTTAACCTCATTATTAATTAGGCTAATGTATGATGAGTATGGGGTTAAGGGGACTATAAGACTCTTCAGTAATCCAATATTCTTCCAGTCCTTCAACAACATAATAGGAATGGACTGGGACTCCTCAGGCAGCACCACGGTAACCACCGCAGCGCTTAAGGAGGCATTAGGCTCCATGGATATTGGAATCAAGGTGGTTGGAGGTAAGGGGGAACACGCATTAAAGGTTCCTGATGAATTAAGGGAACTTGAGAAGAGCTTCAACATTAGTTCAGAGGAATTAATAACAGCATCAAGACTGGTGGCTAAGGTGGATAACGTGGCTCTTCAAGATGGCCATAGGCTATATCACCATTCAATGATTATTGGGGACGATGGTACATGGGCCATTATTCAACAGGGCCTTAACCCTGAAACAAAGTACGCTAGGAGGTATCATTGGTGGATGGAGACAAGCTTCATTAATAATCCACATGAGGGTATTGTGGGAGTTAAGAATGATCACGCATTAAACACGGTTAGCAGCATCAGTGAGAGGGCACGTTCAACAATAATTGATATTGTTAACCAAGACCCGGTGAAGGTAAATAGGGATTTATTGAGGGTGAAGTCAATGGTGAGGGGTTATGGGAATAAGTCAATTTTAAGCTACATAAGTGGCTCTGATTATGAGCCTCCATCCTACTATAACCCTAGGCTTAACATTATTGTGAACAGGGGGTTGGGTGTGAGTGAGGAAGCCTTAAGGAGGGCAAGGGGTGTTTCATCATTTAAGGACCTACTATTAGTTAAGGGCATGGGACCTAGCACAATGCTTGCCCTAGCCTTAATAGCGCAATTAATTTACGATACGCCAGTGGATTGGACTGATCCGGTAAACCTTGATCCTAGGAGGTTTGCCTTCGCATTGGGTGGTAAGGATGGTTCACCATACCCAATAAGTAAGGAAATATATGATACTGTTCTTGATCTTTTAAATAGAATTGTTGATAATATTAGTAAGGATAGTGGTTTAAAACCCTATTTGAAGCATATTGCTAAGGTCGCTAAAAAACTTAATCTACCTGTTGATTTGGTTAAACCAACGTACTAAGGATATTATTTTAAGCCCTATTACGCTACCTTATACATCCTGCTTTTCTCATCATACATTAGTACTATTGCAGATGGGTACGCTGACGGTATTATTATTACTCTCCTATCCTCGGCAGAGTTAGCTGCTAATGCTCCACTGCCTAGCTTGGCGTTCACATTCCTTACTGGACTCCTTATTGTCCTAAGAGTACTACTTATGATCTTCACTGATCCCCTTATGCTCATTTTACTCACCTCAGATGCATCATAGGGCTGGGGCTTTATATAGCTTTCTGGTCTGTTAAGTGTACGCTACAAATAAGCTATTATTAATAACATAGACTATATATTTCTACTTTCCCTCACGCATTTGGGCAATCCTTAAATACTTCCTAAAGCTAAGAGGCAACTATGAATAGTAGGCAGGCTAAATTATCAAAATACTTATTAATAACCTTAGTATTATCTACGCTAGTAATACTACTTGTTGTAATACCAGCAGAGCTCCGTTCACAGAATCAATCTATACCGCTCTATGTAAGTTGCAGTGAAGTTGTTTCAGGTTTACCTTCAAGCACCCCTTCTCATTTAATTATATGGCTTCACTTAAATAACATTGGTGCACTTCAAGGCCTCCTTAATGAAATATACTATGATCCAACAAGTGTACACTTCCATAATTTCATAACACCGCAGCAGTTTGATGAGGAATTCAGCCCACCAAGTTCAATCATTAACAGTATAGAGGGGGTACTTAAGGGAAGTGGGTTAACTATTAATTATGTATTTCCAATGATGATTGAAGCCAGTGGCTCAGCATCAAATGTTGATAATGCCTTAAGTGCACTTCAGAAGGAACCGTCTAACGTTCAATCATGGATAATAGTAGGGGAATGCATACCACTGGGATACTTCATAGTTAATTCAACATTATCCTTCACGCCACAGTACCATAAGATCGCGCTCAACGTAACTAATCCACGTATTTTGTTTTCAAACATAACCTACGTTAATAATATCCCCACCCAAATTAGGTATAGGATGATTGAAATATGGTTACCTGAGGGTCTTGAATACATTTATGACGAATACCCACTTATCTCCAGCGGATACAATGGTGGTGGGTTAAGTATAGGTATTGTGGATGCCTTCGGGGACTTCAATATCACTAAGGCCGCTAGTTCATTAACGTATAGTAGCGTTGCTTGCGAGGACTTAATCGCATTCAGTAAGTCCTTTGATTTACCTAGCCCAAGTTGCGAGGTTATTTACCCACTTGGTAAACCAATATTAACCAGTAGTGATTTAAGTGAAGCCGAGGGCTGGGTTTACGAATCAGCA
The sequence above is drawn from the Caldivirga sp. genome and encodes:
- a CDS encoding DUF763 domain-containing protein; the encoded protein is MGLTGFADLPLHEGHVPPWLFGRMVNLTSLLIRLMYDEYGVKGTIRLFSNPIFFQSFNNIIGMDWDSSGSTTVTTAALKEALGSMDIGIKVVGGKGEHALKVPDELRELEKSFNISSEELITASRLVAKVDNVALQDGHRLYHHSMIIGDDGTWAIIQQGLNPETKYARRYHWWMETSFINNPHEGIVGVKNDHALNTVSSISERARSTIIDIVNQDPVKVNRDLLRVKSMVRGYGNKSILSYISGSDYEPPSYYNPRLNIIVNRGLGVSEEALRRARGVSSFKDLLLVKGMGPSTMLALALIAQLIYDTPVDWTDPVNLDPRRFAFALGGKDGSPYPISKEIYDTVLDLLNRIVDNISKDSGLKPYLKHIAKVAKKLNLPVDLVKPTY